From one Plasmodium yoelii strain 17X genome assembly, chromosome: 12 genomic stretch:
- a CDS encoding AP-5 complex subunit sigma-1, putative, translated as MVYGIIIHSSESEQLYFSTYYNLVNNDINQNSRQQIIIKKVIEEINYYKEDKENNENINKKNKDKYLDIFGVFIPRTSNDEFKIDNEGFFKIENISLFKNKINIMWKVLNKVCYTLMFFPHENIHMADNFLNTLIYVLMDNYEHFGKSNKNNMNKFNPDTVLAILYFFLPKGQFMILTPDYVQILSNKVKEFLGEKSNPKQE; from the exons atggtatatggaataataattCATTCTTCTGAGTCAGAACAGCTTTATTTTAGTACTTATTACAACTTAgttaataatgatataaatcaAAATTCTAGACAGCAA ataattattaaaaaggttattgaagaaataaattattataaagaagataaagaaaataatgaaaatattaataaaaaaaataaagataaatatTTAGATATATTTGGTGTTTTTATCCCAAG GACATCCAATGATGAATTTAAAATAGACAATGAAGGATTTTTcaaaatagaaaatatttccctttttaaaaacaaaataaatataatgtggAAAGTTTTAAATAA GGTTTGCTATACCCTGATGTTTTTCCCACATGAAAATATTCACATG GCTGACAATTTCCTAAatacattaatatatgttttaatggATAATTACGAACATTTTGGAAAATccaacaaaaataatatg AACAAGTTTAACCCTGATACAGTACTAGCTATACTCTACTTTTTTCTTCCaa AAGGACAATTTATGATTTTAACGCCTGACTATGTTCAAATTTTAAGTAACAAAGTTAAAGAATTTCTAGGTGAAAAATCAAACCCAAAACAAGAATga
- a CDS encoding protein GPR89, putative, with translation MYTKFVCEVIAIIFLHGIFYKVSAHYLLRYLDILNYSNQFNKNIFFITFLVCMSIFSLFILELSNLISNVMITYIWHINICILMCLLYIVIPIEFINTIFDSRNYKEILSPGFYSHSHIKLIKKYYIKISKIYKEKNGGSKKIKKYFFIFRSIIFLSFLWLGLVELKKMIYKKNYNYVIADDNTLIFREYILYTKIHQNQNRIKEFNKTMFYFYIQNKNKCIDYDNINQEYEYKKNKKTKIQNIFYQLYNFINILIFIVLNNFMYFYQFVIRELLINLCALGVTTNSIVAGISSMYFIYDYIITFIYYLNLPKIQIQIYNIEERILINFTKYIFKKEQLQKIESKFNIKNTINNNSSDFHVDPKHDIKLLTSKTSIFPLGILNKNKKSLNSDIEQNKIERQRKTINISNFINNTSLMENSNINMTTFNPRKRSNKNSTSIFKNVNDINYRKNNNDILHSKTNLTINDPNEYCNNNQENNTKRFSSFIGFKNKLKSMCTFKSKSGFDSEKDIQYNYCDLNMNLVSNNYNNINANEYDELNLHSLKKSKLRKTNGNLSDHESTAINYFYKNINENNDRVLKRSNSSPYFLMKNNLNISSDQEQNDNSDDEQILITCKSLTTPRRYVNDFEDKQINKDFVMTDSKNDNDNDNDDNNNNVSDINSEADVNFVDDKTNKEVSVPNKVFKSVSFPENQYMNNFYNKTNREQIEGLKHLYKLRKNKVNIDSENKTRFYEAGDIHHSYHDMDGYNNINGDKDISYNNIKNTKNVDNNIESYNKLKKEIENIVYTNTSMYYSLNDILSRKIEIQKNTNSLFGKINVFLNSIMFLTVIYKIIASTLNIIFIRIYIRDPFSKLIEKICLFFNIKYNIAIIYAPYISLIYISYIVAINMKKFLQQVIQISTNFSFYFKLFSNMWILLISELMGLYFVTNSLILASYLPVNYEHIMNFATGDNYDYNVFHIHSDHVFISSFATTFAFFVLHMLYFYFF, from the coding sequence atgtatacaaAATTTGTGTGTGAAGTGATAGCTATTATTTTTCTACACGGGATATTTTATAAGGTATCAGCGCATTACTTATTAAGGTATTTGGACATATTGAATTATTCAAACCAATTTAATAAgaacatatttttcataaccTTTTTAGTATGTATGtctatattttctctttttataTTGGAATTGTCTAATTTGATATCAAATGTTATGATAACATATATTtggcatataaatatatgtatattaatgtgcttattatatatagttataCCAATAgaatttattaatacaatATTTGATTCGAGAaattataaagaaatattatcTCCTGGATTTTATTCGCACTCgcatataaaattaataaaaaaatattatattaagattagtaaaatatataaagaaaaaaatggaggAAGTAAGAAGATTAAAAAATACTTTTTCATATTTAGAagtatcatatttttatcctTTTTATGGCTAGGCTTAGTagaattgaaaaaaatgatatataaaaaaaattacaattaTGTTATTGCAGATGACAATACATTAATATTTAgggaatatatattatatacaaagATTCATCAAAATCAAAATCGAATTAAagaatttaataaaacaatgttttatttttatatccaaaataaaaacaaatgtatcgattatgataatataaatcaaGAATatgaatacaaaaaaaataaaaagacaaaaattcaaaatattttttaccaactttataattttattaatatattaatttttattgtattaaataattttatgtatttCTATCAATTTGTCATTAGAGAATTGTTAATAAACTTATGTGCATTGGGTGTGACAACAAATTCTATTGTTGCTGGAATATCATCtatgtattttatttatgattatattataacatttatttattatttaaatttaccTAAAATCCAAattcaaatttataatatagaaGAAAGGATTCTCATCAATTTtactaaatatatttttaaaaaggaacaattacaaaaaattgaaagtaaatttaatataaaaaataccattaataataattctagCGATTTTCATGTTGATCCAAAACATGATATAAAACTTTTAACATCAAAAACAAGTATCTTTCCTCTAggaattttaaataaaaacaaaaaatcattaaattcagatatagaacaaaataaaattgaaagaCAAAGAAAAACAATAAACATCtccaattttataaataatacatCTTTGATGGAAAATtcgaatataaatatgactACATTTAATCCCAGAAAAAGAAGTAACAAAAATAGTACCagcatatttaaaaatgtcaATGATATTAATTatcgaaaaaataataatgatatactTCATAGTAAAACTAACTTAACTATCAATGACCCTAATGaatattgtaataataatcaggaaaataatactaaaagattttcttcttttattggtttcaaaaataaattgaaATCTATGTGCACATTTAAAAGTAAAAGTGGGTTTGATTCTGAAAAAgatatacaatataattattgtgatttaaatatgaatttagtaagtaataattataataacatTAACGCAAATGAATATGATGAATTAAATTTacattctttaaaaaaatccAAATTGCGAAAAACAAATGGTAATTTAAGTGATCATGAGTCAACAgcaattaattatttttataaaaatataaatgaaaataacgaTCGTGTATTAAAAAGATCAAATAGTTCtccttattttttaatgaaaaataatttaaatattagtTCTGATCAAGAACAAAATGATAACTCAGATGACGAGCAAATCTTAATCACCTGCAAATCACTTACTACTCCTAGGAGGTATGTAAATGATTTTGAAGATAAACAAATCAATAAAGATTTTGTCATGACCGACagtaaaaatgataatgataatgataatgatgataataataataatgttagTGATATAAATAGTGAAGCCGATGTAAATTTCGTTGATGACAAAACAAACAAAGAAGTGTCAGTTCCAAATAAAGTTTTTAAAAGTGTGTCGTTTCCTGAAAATCAATACatgaataatttttataataaaaccAATAGGGAACAAATAGAGGGtttaaaacatttatataaattaagaaaaaataaagtgaATATAGATAGTGAAAATAAAACACGATTTTATGAAGCAGGTGATATACATCATTCTTATCATGATATGGATGGTTATAATAACATAAATGGTGATAAAGATAtttcttataataatataaaaaatacaaaaaatgtggacaataatatagaaagctataataaacttaaaaaggaaattgaaaatattgtttatacAAATACAAGTATGTATTATTCtttaaatgatatattaaGTCGGAAAATTGAAATACAAAAGAATACAAATAGTTTATTTGGCAAAATAAATgtgtttttaaattcaattatgtttttaactgttatttataaaattattgctTCGacattaaatattatatttataagaatatatataagagatccattttcaaaattaattgaaaaaatttgcttattttttaatattaaatataatatagctattatatatgcaccatatatatcattaatatatatttcatatatcgttgcaattaatatgaaaaaatttcTACAGCAAGTTATACAAATATCAAcaaatttttctttttattttaaattattctcCAATATGTGGATACTTTTAATTTCAGAATTAATGGGTCTTTATTTTGTAACAAATTCATTAATTTTAGCTTCATATTTACCAGTAAATTATGAGCATATAATGAATTTCGCCACAGGAGATAATTATGACTATAACGTTTTTCATATACACTCAGACCATGTTTTTATATCTTCGTTTGCTACTACTTTtgctttttttgttttacacatgttatatttttatttcttttaa
- a CDS encoding 26S proteasome subunit 4 protein — protein sequence MGNAQGGMNNNPYGFLGKKDDKDKGKDKEKKKLESSPPSHIGKRKKKKKGATGHSKLPTVTPNTKCRLKLLKLERIKDYLLLEEEFITNQEQIKTTDDKNYGKLKIDDLRGSPMSVGTLEELIDENHGIIATSVGPEYYVNILSFVDKDLLEPGCSVLLNNKTNSVVGILLDEVDPLVSVMKVEKAPLESYADIGGLESQIQEIKEAVELPLTHPELYEDIGIKPPKGVILYGPPGTGKTLLAKAVANETSATFLRVVGSELIQKYLGDGPKLVREMFKVAEDHAPSIVFIDEIDAVGTKRYEATSGGEREIQRTMLELLNQLDGFDSRGDVKVIMATNRIDSLDPALIRPGRIDRKIQLPNPDTKTKRRIFQIHTSKMTMSPDVDLEEFVMSKDELSGADIKAICTEAGLLALRERRMKITQLDLRKARDKALYQKKGNIPEGLYL from the exons ATGGGGAATGCACAAGGTGGTATGAATAATAATCCCTATGGATTTTTAG GAAAAAAGGATGATAAAGACAAAGGAAAAgataaggaaaaaaaaaagctagAAAGCTCACCTCCATCACATAtaggaaaaagaaaaaaaaagaaaaagggAGCCACTGGACATTCCAAACTGCCTACTGTCACTCCTAATACAAAATGTcgattaaaattattaaaattagaAAGGATAAaagattatttattattagaaGAAGAATTTATAACAAATCAAGAACAGATAAAAACAactgatgataaaaattatggaaaattaaaaattgaCGATTTAAGAGGTTCACCTATGAGTGTTGGAACATTAGAAGAATTGATTGATGAAAATCATGGAATTATAGCTACTTCAGTAGGTCCAGAatattatgtaaatatattatcgTTTGTCGATAAAGATTTATTAGAACCTGGGTGTTcagttttattaaataataaaactaatAGTGTTGTAGGTATACTATTAGATGAAGTTGATCCGTTAGTATCTGTTATGAAAGTTGAAAAGGCTCCACTAGAATCATATGCTGATATTGGTGGATTAGAATCACAAATACAAGAAATAAAAGAAGCAGTAGAATTACCCTTAACTCATCCTGAATTATATGAAGATATTGGTATTAAACCCCCCAAAGGTGTAATTTTATATGGGCCACCTGGTACTGGAAAAACATTATTAGCAAAAGCTGTAGCAAATGAAACATCTGCTACATTCTTAAGAGTTGTAGGTTCTGaattaatacaaaaatatttagGAGATGGTCCCAAATTAGTTAGAGAAATGTTTAAGGTTGCTGAAGATCATGCACCTTCTATTGTTTTTATTGATGAAATTGATGCAGTTGGTACAAAAAGATACGAAGCAACGAGTGGTGGAGAAAGAGAAATTCAAAGAACTATGTTAGAATTATTAAATCAATTAGATGGATTTGATTCACGAGGTGATGTTAAAGTTATTATGGCTACTAATAGAATCGATTCTTTAGATCCTGCTTTAATTAGGCCAGGTAGAATAGATAGAAAAATTCAATTGCCAAATCCAGATACTAAAACTAAGAGAAGAATTTTCCAAATACATACTAGTAAAATGACAATGTCTCCTGATGTTGATCTAGAAGAATTTGTAATGTCAAAAGATGAATTATCCGGTGCCGATATCAAAGCTATATGTACTGAAGCAGGTTTATTAGCTCTTCGAGAAAGAAGAATGAAAATAACTCAACTCGATTTACGTAAGGCAAGAGATAAAGCTTTGTATCAGAAAAAGGGAAACATACCAGAGGGActatatttgtaa
- a CDS encoding tubulin subunit beta yields the protein MREIVHVQAGQCGNQIGAKFWEVISDEHGIDPSGTYRGDSDLQLERVDVFYNEATGGRYVPRAILMDLEPGTMDSVRAGPFGQLFRPDNFVFGQTGAGNNWAKGHYTEGAELIDAVLDVVRKEAEGCDCLQGFQITHSLGGGTGSGMGTLLISKIREEYPDRIMETFSVFPSPKVSDTVVEPYNATLSVHQLVENADEVQVIDNEALYDICFRTLKLTTPTYGDLNHLVSAAMSGVTCSLRFPGQLNSDLRKLAVNLIPFPRLHFFMIGFAPLTSRGSQQYRALTVPELTQQMFDAKNMMCASDPRHGRYLTACAMFRGRMSTKEVDEQMLNVQNKNSSYFVEWIPHNTKSSVCDIPPKGLKMAVTFVGNSTAIQEMFKRVSDQFTAMFRRKAFLHWYTGEGMDEMEFTEAESNMNDLVSEYQQYQDATAEEEGEFEEEEGDVEA from the exons atgagagAAATAGTACATGTTCAAGCAGGCCAATGTGGTAATCAAATTGGTGCAAAATTTTGGGAAGTTATTTCTGATGAGCATGGAATAGATCCA AGCGGTACCTATAGAGGAGATAGTGATTTACAATTAGAAAGAGTTGACGTTTTCTATAATGAAGCAACTGGAGGTAGATACGTACCTAGAGCCATATTAATGGACTTAGAACCTGGAACTATGGATAGTGTTCGTGCAGGTCCATTTGGTCAATTATTTAGACCAGATAACTTTGTTTTTGGACAAACTGGAGCAGGAAATAACTGGGCTAAAGGACACTATACAGAAGGTGCAGAATTAATAGATGCTGTATTAGATGTAGTTAGAAAAGAAGCAGAAGGATGCGATTGTCTTCAAGGATTTCAAATAACTCACTCATTAGGTGGTGGTACTGGTAGTGGTATGGGAACTTTACTTATTAGCAAAATAAGAGAAGAATATCCAGATCGTATTATGGAAACATTTTCTGTTTTTCCATCTCCAAAAGTTTCTGATACAGTTGTTGAACCATACAATGCAACATTGTCAGTTCATCAATTAGTAGAAAATGCTGATGAAGTCCAAGTCATAGATAATGAAGCTTTATATGATATCTGTTTCAGAACTCTTAAATTAACAACACCAACATATGGTGATTTGAATCATTTAGTTTCAGCCGCTATGTCAGGTGTTACATGCTCCTTAAGATTTCCAGGTCAATTAAACTCTGATTTAAGAAAGCTAGCTGTTAATTTAATTCCATTCCCCCGTTTACATTTCTTTATGATTGGTTTTGCTCCTTTAACAAGTCGAGGAAGCCAACAATATAGAGCTTTAACTGTACCTGAATTAACTCAACAAATGTTTGATGCTAAAAATATGATGTGTGCTAGTGATCCAAGACATGGAAGATATTTAACTGCATGTGCTATGTTTAGAGGTAGAATGTCAACTAAAGAAGTAGATGAACAAATGTTAAATGTCCAAAATAAAAACTCTTCTTACTTTGTTGAATGGATTCCACACAATACTAA ATCAAGTGTTTGTGATATTCCACCAAAAGGACTTAAAATGGCAGTTACCTTCGTAGGAAATTCTACAGCTATCCAAGAAATGTTCAAGAGAGTTTCTGATCAATTTACAGCTATGTTTAGAAGAAAAGCCTTTTTGCACTGGTATACCGGAGAAGGTATGGACGAAATGGAATTTACAGAAGCAGAATCAAACATGAACGATCTTGTTTCTGAGTATCAACAATATCAAGATGCCACTGCTGAAGAAGAAGGCGAAtttgaagaagaagaaggaGATGTTGAAGCTTAA
- a CDS encoding structure-specific endonuclease, with the protein MTIKGFISFIHKKIPSTIKKIDDIKSFEGKKFIIDGTFFIYKFMYVAWKHILNDKNRDIKYKGNELGTYILIRQYIIKKSIELLKNQHEYFKSLKINTLYIIEDIGARCELQPIDYKCKRHVWKERDTIRKKKKLFDILNVDAHKNILSSSDGLSDTSNSSIGNILSGSSKKITNIITPFGDKKGSPNKICEKKTGKKEKVEIIVDEDGTHDLFKKNIFIKINSQTANDIYNYLLLEKIPIFITKNDAEKECAIQCSHEKDIVVSDDTDALAFGAPNLIRFITNKKKRHIINKDEILNELDINYEQFIDFCILSGCDYSAKIPGIGPIKAYEIIKKYKTIETFLESSAFDKYSNTKRFNQKLSDVSMSLKDYILNEFTYEQARKIFFNSY; encoded by the coding sequence ATGACCATTAAAGGgtttatatcatttatacataaaaaaattccTAGTACCATTAAAAAAATCGATGACATAAAAAGTTTTGAAGGAAAGAAGTTTATAATTGATggtacattttttatttacaaattTATGTATGTTGCTTGGAAACACATATTAAATGACAAAAACAGGGATATTAAGTATAAAGGTAATGAATTaggtacatatatattaataaggcaatatattattaaaaaaagtatagaattattaaaaaatcaacatgaatattttaaatcattaaaaataaatactcTTTATATAATTGAAGATATTGGGGCTAGATGTGAACTACAACCTATCGACTACAAATGTAAAAGACATGTATGGAAAGAAAGAGATAcaatacgaaaaaaaaaaaaattgttcgATATACTAAACGTAGATgctcataaaaatatactgAGTTCTTCTGATGGATTAAGCGATACAAGTAATAGTAGCATTGGGAATATTCTCAGTGGGAGTTCAAAAAAAATCACAAATATAATTACCCCATTTGGTGATAAAAAAGGAAGcccaaataaaatatgtgaaaaaaaaactggaaaaaaagaaaaggtCGAGATAATTGTTGATGAAGATGGTACTCatgatttatttaaaaaaaatatatttataaaaataaattcccAAACCgctaatgatatatataactatctgttattagaaaaaatccctatttttataacaaaaaatgatGCAGAAAAAGAGTGTGCAATCCAATGTTCTCATGAAAAGGATATCGTTGTATCTGATGATACAGATGCATTAGCATTCGGAGCCCCAAATTTAATCAGATTTATAactaacaaaaaaaaaagacatataattaataaagatgaaattttaaatgaattggatataaattatgaacagTTTATagatttttgtattttatcaGGTTGCGATTATAGTGCAAAAATACCAGGTATTGGTCCAATAAAAGCTTATGAAATTattaagaaatataaaactatagAAACCTTTTTAGAATCAAGTGCATTTGATAAATATTCTAATACCAAGCGCTTCAACCAAAAACTTAGTGATGTATCGATGTCATTAAAGGATTATATCCTCAATGAATTTACATATGAACAGGCAAGAAAAATTTTCTTTAATTCGTACTAG
- a CDS encoding zinc finger (CCCH type) protein, putative: MNTSIEIKHQFSKTKICKHFLENKCTNKKNCNYAHVLEELKPLPNLKNTKLCSSLKKNIPCNNHLCGYAHGIENLQPSTNLSTYKTNLCYFWKKKKCMNQWKCRFAHGIEEIRPLKTESQINLHTKYDRNYQINKKNENKAPKKTEKKEENIITKDTNKIVEKFLNGNQKRAEFYYANENINWNFNLKKQNSKYKHENGKNKRGIKIRKDDSSMMYNFKLLENLSTIDTDFSYFDESFTYINDKDNINDGNVVNSYFDIFPTMYMNDYPTSGYKQVCGSTNCSSKEDNYNYIQMFEGEENLSYDINSFNLDFLTQENDCSTIFDKKICTDMNNNTQKNLKTNQNDQEETISNRSKKHSETNSEYINDIYKSINEQLSKKRENVYIY, from the coding sequence ATGAATACGTCTATTGAAATAAAGCATCAATTTTCTAAAACCaaaatatgcaaacattTTTTAGAAAACAAATGTACCAACAAAAAAAACTGCAACTATGCCCATGTGTTAGAAGAATTAAAACCATTAccaaatttaaaaaacacTAAGTTATGTAGcagtttaaaaaaaaatataccttGCAATAATCATCTTTGTGGATATGCCCATGGAATTGAAAACTTACAACCAAGTACCAATTTGTCTACATACAAAACtaatttatgttatttttggaaaaaaaaaaaatgtatgaaTCAGTGGAAATGCAGATTTGCTCATGGAATCGAAGAAATAAGGCCTCTCAAAACAGAATCACAAATAAACCTCCACACTAAATATGACCGGAATTAccaaattaacaaaaaaaatgaaaacaaagcaccaaaaaaaacagagaaaaaagaagaaaatataatcacAAAGGATACGAACAAAATAGTTGAGAAATTTTTGAATGGAAATCAGAAGAGAGCAGAATTTTATTATGCTaacgaaaatataaattggaattttaatttgaaaaaacaaaattcaaaatataaGCATGAAAACGGTAAGAATAAAAGaggaataaaaattagaAAGGATGATAGTTCTATGATGTACAATTTTAAACTATTAGAAAATTTATCAACTATAGACACCGATTTTTCCTATTTTGATGAATCTTTTACgtatataaatgataaagatAACATAAATGATGGCAATGTTGTAAATtcatattttgatatatttccTACCATGTACATGAATGATTATCCAACATCTGGTTACAAACAAGTTTGTGGAAGTACGAATTGTAGCAGCAAAGAAGATAATTATAACTACATTCAAATGTTTGAAGGGGAAGAAAATTTATCTTATGACAttaattcatttaatttaGATTTTCTTACACAAGAAAATGATTGTAGTAcaatttttgataaaaaaatatgtacagaTATGAATAACAACACtcaaaaaaatttgaaaacaAATCAAAATGATCAAGAAGAAACAATTTCGAATCGAAGTAAAAAACATTCAGAAACAAATTCTGAATATATAAACGATATTTATAAAAGCATAAATGAACAACTCTccaaaaaaagagaaaatgtatatatatactaa
- a CDS encoding adenylate kinase, putative: MNESLDKLSTIDLLNELKRRYACLSKPDGRYVFIGAPGSGKGTQSLNLKKSHCYCHLSTGDLLREAAEKQNELGNKIRSIINEGKLVDNELVLSLVDDKLKSPQCKKGFILDGYPRNVKQAEDLNKLLDKNKIKLNGVFYFNVPDEVLVERICGRLIHKPSGRIYHKTLNPPKTPFKDDITNEPLIQRDDDNEAVLKKRLGVFKNETTPLINYYKNKNLLISLDATKPAADIEKNISQHISG, translated from the exons ACAATTGATCTGTTGAATGAGCTTAAAAGAAGATATGCTTGTTTAAGCAAGCCTGATGGACGATATGTATTTATAGGGGCTCCTGGATCTggaaaa GGAACACaatcattaaatttaaaGAAGTCACATTGTTATTGCCATTTATCTACTGGTGACTTATTAAGAGAAGCAGcagaaaaacaaaatgaattaGGAAATAAAATTAGAAGTATTATAAATGAAGGTAAATTAGTTGATAATGAGCTTGTATTATCATTAGTtgatgataaattaaaatcacCTCAATGCAAAAAAGGTTTTATTTTAGATGGTTATCCACGAAATGTAAAACAAGCTGAAgacttaaataaattattagataaaaataaaataaagttaaatggtgttttttattttaatgtaCCCGATGAAGTGTTAGTAGAAAGAATATGTGGTAGATTGATACATAAACCATCTGGTAGAATATACCATAAAACTCTAAACCCTCCAAAAACACCATTTAAAGATGATATAACTAATGAACCACTAATTCAAAGAGATGATGACAATGAGgctgttttaaaaaaacgaTTAGgtgtttttaaaaatgaaacgacaccattaataaattattataaaaataaaaatttattaattagtTTGGATGCTACAAAACCAGCAGctgatattgaaaaaaatatatctcaACACATAAGCGGTTAA